Proteins encoded in a region of the Caldilineales bacterium genome:
- a CDS encoding carbohydrate ABC transporter permease, translating into MAATTTAAKPATTGAKPKKQSHLLGDILVNGALALIVIAWLIPVVSLVVSSFRTRFDIQTSGWWTIVPHREWQTVETIPVPEGVDRNGVMQIQGGQGTFEQFREGVQVGDNRLVWIGNRRTGNIQVQKQSFTTNTNFTLDNYKEVIGGKTFEIRKPDGSTVQVQGTDMLAPFLNSLIVSIPATLIPILIAAFAAYAFAWMKFPGRRPFFIMIVALLVVPLQIAFVPILKDYSKLQLNGTFLGVWLAHTGFGLALAVYLLYNYISNLPRDILESAFIDGASHFTIFLRLIFPLSVPALASFAIFQFLWVWNDYLVALVFLGATPGNQVLTMFLANIVGSRGNDWHLMTAGALISMILPLIVFFSLQRFFVRGLLAGSVKG; encoded by the coding sequence ATGGCCGCAACCACTACTGCTGCTAAGCCTGCGACAACCGGCGCCAAGCCGAAGAAACAGAGCCACCTGCTGGGGGATATCCTCGTCAACGGCGCCCTGGCATTGATCGTGATCGCTTGGCTCATTCCCGTTGTGAGCCTTGTCGTCTCCTCCTTCCGGACGCGGTTCGACATCCAAACGTCTGGCTGGTGGACGATCGTCCCGCACCGCGAATGGCAGACGGTCGAGACAATCCCCGTGCCGGAAGGGGTGGACCGCAATGGGGTCATGCAGATCCAGGGCGGGCAGGGCACCTTCGAGCAATTCCGCGAAGGCGTGCAGGTGGGGGACAACCGCCTGGTCTGGATCGGCAACCGGCGCACGGGCAACATCCAGGTCCAGAAGCAGAGTTTTACGACAAACACGAACTTCACCCTGGATAACTACAAAGAGGTGATCGGCGGCAAGACTTTCGAGATTCGCAAGCCAGATGGCTCCACGGTTCAGGTGCAGGGCACCGACATGCTCGCTCCCTTCTTGAACAGCTTGATCGTCAGCATCCCGGCCACGCTGATCCCGATCCTGATTGCAGCCTTCGCCGCTTATGCCTTCGCCTGGATGAAGTTTCCGGGGCGCCGTCCGTTCTTCATCATGATCGTGGCGTTACTGGTCGTGCCCTTGCAGATCGCCTTCGTGCCGATCCTCAAGGACTATAGCAAGCTTCAGCTTAATGGCACCTTCTTGGGCGTCTGGCTGGCGCACACCGGCTTCGGTCTGGCGCTGGCCGTCTATCTGCTCTACAACTACATCAGCAACCTGCCGCGCGATATCCTGGAGTCGGCCTTCATCGACGGCGCCTCGCACTTCACCATCTTCCTCCGGCTGATCTTTCCGCTCTCTGTCCCGGCGCTGGCATCCTTCGCCATCTTCCAGTTCTTGTGGGTATGGAACGACTACCTGGTGGCCCTGGTCTTCCTGGGCGCGACGCCGGGCAACCAGGTCCTGACCATGTTCCTGGCGAACATCGTCGGCTCGCGCGGCAACGACTGGCACCTGATGACGGCCGGCGCGCTCATCTCGATGATCCTGCCGCTGATCGTCTTCTTCAGCCTGCAGCGTTTCTTCGTGCGCGGCCTGCTGGCTGGTTCGGTCAAGGGTTGA
- the serS gene encoding serine--tRNA ligase yields the protein MLDIRLIREESERVRAAMRDLDADPAPLESAIALDLRRREILVEVERLKAERNAGSKAIGGLMREGKQAEAEQQKQAMAQLGESIDSLETELKQVEAELDQAMLTIPNLPLPEVPVGKDDSENVVVRTPAGPRDLGFAPKPHWEVGEALGILDLDRGVKLSGSRFYVLKGLGARLQRALITWMLDVHVQQHGYTEVYPPFVVRESCLVGTGNLPKFGENLYRDIEDDLWLIPTAEVPVTNLYRDEILDAGQLPIKHVAYTPCFRREKMSAGKDTRGIKRGHQFDKVEMVKFCTPETGRDELDQLVDNAEDICRLLDLPYRVVQMCTGDLSFVAAIKFDLEVWAPGCGEWLEVSSCSMFTDFQARRANIRYRPEPGARPRFVYTLNGSGLALPRVMIAILENYQQPDGTVAVPEVLRPYVGADVIG from the coding sequence ATGTTAGATATTCGTCTCATCCGTGAAGAAAGCGAGCGCGTGCGGGCGGCGATGCGCGATCTGGACGCCGACCCCGCGCCGTTGGAAAGCGCCATCGCCCTCGACCTGCGCCGCCGCGAGATTCTGGTCGAGGTGGAGCGGCTGAAGGCCGAGCGCAACGCCGGCTCGAAGGCCATCGGCGGGCTGATGCGCGAGGGCAAGCAGGCAGAGGCCGAGCAACAGAAGCAGGCCATGGCCCAGTTGGGCGAAAGCATCGACAGCCTGGAAACCGAACTGAAACAGGTGGAGGCCGAGCTCGACCAGGCCATGCTCACCATCCCCAACCTGCCGCTGCCCGAAGTGCCCGTGGGCAAGGACGACAGCGAAAACGTCGTTGTGCGCACGCCCGCCGGCCCGCGCGACCTGGGCTTTGCGCCCAAGCCACACTGGGAGGTCGGCGAGGCCCTCGGTATCCTCGACCTCGATCGCGGCGTCAAATTGTCGGGCAGCCGTTTCTACGTGCTCAAGGGCCTGGGCGCACGGCTGCAACGGGCCTTGATCACCTGGATGCTGGATGTCCATGTCCAGCAGCACGGCTACACCGAGGTGTACCCGCCCTTTGTGGTGCGCGAGTCCTGCCTGGTGGGAACCGGCAACCTGCCCAAGTTCGGCGAAAACCTCTACCGCGATATCGAGGACGACCTCTGGCTGATCCCGACCGCCGAGGTGCCCGTCACCAATCTCTATCGCGATGAAATCCTCGACGCCGGGCAACTGCCGATCAAACACGTGGCCTACACGCCGTGCTTCCGTCGCGAGAAAATGAGCGCGGGCAAGGATACGCGCGGGATCAAGCGCGGGCACCAGTTCGACAAGGTGGAGATGGTCAAGTTCTGCACCCCCGAGACGGGCCGTGATGAACTGGACCAATTGGTAGACAACGCCGAGGACATCTGCCGGCTGCTCGACCTGCCCTACCGCGTCGTGCAGATGTGCACCGGCGACCTCAGCTTCGTGGCGGCGATCAAGTTCGACCTGGAAGTGTGGGCGCCGGGCTGCGGCGAATGGCTGGAGGTCAGCTCGTGTTCGATGTTCACCGATTTCCAGGCCCGCCGCGCCAATATCCGCTACCGGCCGGAGCCAGGCGCGCGACCGCGCTTCGTCTACACGCTCAACGGTTCGGGGCTGGCGCTGCCGCGGGTGATGATCGCTATCCTGGAGAATTACCAGCAGCCCGATGGCACGGTGGCCGTGCCGGAGGTATTGCGGCCGTATGTGGGGGCGGATGTGATCGGGTGA
- a CDS encoding ABC transporter substrate-binding protein: protein MKRFLILFSAMLLVVLALAACGGGAQPAAAPTEAPAASEAPAAAMTAGTGVGGSAEGAAAKGLTCLADAYNGKMKGAKVSMTGPFVTADEARFNETKKAFEAATGITIEYVGTKEFEANIGTQMAAGTAPDVIDFPQPGLAAGFFKQGKIIPITKLVPESWLKENYKQSWLDMATVPGPDGQPAMDGLWWRYNGKSLVWYPKAKFDAAGYKVPTTWDELLKLQDQIVADGDTPWCIGIGSGAATGWPATDWTEDIMLRTTSPENYDKWIKGELKFDSPEVRKAVQTFADIWNNDKMVYGGKAAIVSTQFSDAPAPMFQDPPKCWLHRQGTFITSFFPQEVKAGADYDVFYLPPIDSQYGKPFLVAGDQVVATQDRPEVCAVMQWMTTAASVETWLAAGGAFGPQNDVTPDMYGIPLERTIAELGAAATTLRFDASDMMPGAVGAGSEWKGFTDYFSGAADLDTVLKQIDASWPAQ from the coding sequence ATGAAGCGTTTTCTGATTTTGTTTTCTGCGATGTTGCTGGTGGTTCTGGCTTTAGCTGCGTGTGGTGGCGGCGCCCAACCGGCCGCAGCTCCCACGGAAGCCCCTGCTGCATCTGAAGCTCCCGCCGCGGCGATGACCGCCGGCACGGGCGTCGGCGGCAGCGCCGAAGGCGCCGCCGCCAAGGGCCTGACCTGCCTGGCCGACGCTTACAATGGCAAGATGAAGGGCGCCAAGGTCAGCATGACCGGCCCTTTCGTCACCGCTGACGAAGCGAGGTTCAACGAAACTAAGAAGGCATTCGAGGCAGCCACCGGCATCACTATCGAGTACGTGGGCACGAAGGAATTCGAGGCGAACATCGGCACTCAGATGGCTGCTGGAACGGCCCCGGACGTCATCGACTTCCCGCAGCCCGGCTTGGCGGCTGGCTTCTTCAAGCAGGGCAAGATCATTCCGATCACCAAGCTTGTGCCCGAGTCCTGGCTGAAGGAGAACTACAAGCAGTCGTGGCTCGACATGGCCACCGTGCCCGGCCCCGACGGCCAGCCGGCGATGGACGGCCTCTGGTGGCGCTACAATGGCAAGAGCCTGGTGTGGTATCCCAAGGCCAAGTTCGACGCGGCCGGCTACAAGGTGCCGACCACCTGGGATGAGCTGCTGAAGCTCCAGGATCAGATCGTGGCCGACGGCGACACCCCTTGGTGCATCGGCATCGGCTCGGGCGCGGCCACCGGCTGGCCGGCCACCGACTGGACCGAGGACATCATGCTGCGCACCACCTCGCCCGAGAACTACGACAAGTGGATCAAGGGTGAGCTGAAGTTCGACTCGCCAGAGGTCAGGAAGGCTGTCCAGACCTTCGCCGACATCTGGAACAACGACAAGATGGTCTACGGCGGCAAGGCCGCGATCGTATCCACTCAGTTCAGCGATGCGCCAGCGCCGATGTTCCAGGACCCGCCCAAATGCTGGCTCCATCGCCAGGGCACCTTCATCACTTCCTTCTTCCCCCAGGAAGTGAAGGCCGGTGCGGATTATGACGTGTTCTACCTTCCGCCTATTGATTCGCAGTATGGCAAGCCCTTCCTGGTGGCCGGCGATCAGGTGGTTGCCACCCAGGACCGGCCTGAAGTCTGCGCCGTCATGCAATGGATGACGACCGCCGCCAGCGTCGAAACCTGGCTGGCCGCCGGCGGTGCGTTCGGTCCGCAGAACGACGTGACGCCGGATATGTACGGCATTCCGCTGGAGCGCACGATCGCCGAGTTGGGCGCCGCGGCGACAACCCTACGCTTTGATGCCTCCGACATGATGCCCGGCGCGGTCGGCGCAGGCTCGGAGTGGAAGGGCTTCACCGACTACTTCTCCGGCGCGGCCGACCTGGACACGGTTTTGAAGCAGATCGACGCTTCGTGGCCAGCGCAGTAA
- the treS gene encoding maltose alpha-D-glucosyltransferase, protein MHDWYKDVVFYEVFVRAFSDSNGDGIGDLAGLTSKLDYLQWLGVDAVWMLPIFPSPLRDDGYDVADYCAVHSDYGTLDDFKTLVEEAHRRGLRVVVELIPNHTSDQNAWFQASRDPTHPQHAVYRDWYVWSDTDRKYQDARIIFLDTEPSNWTYDPVRGAYFWHRFFHHQPDLNYDNPAVQQAMLRAVQFWLDLGADAFRVDATPYLIEREGTSCENLPETHAFLKRLRAFVDAYAPGTMLLSEANQWPEDVRPYFGDGDEFHMNFHFPLMPRVFMALARGDRAPITEILARTPPLPDGCQWATFLRCHDELTLEMVTPVERQFMWEFYAPEPRMRLNLGIRRRLAPLLGNDRARIELANSLLFTLPGSPVLYYGDEIGMGDNIWLADRDGVRTPMQWSSGPNAGFSSAPASVLSDPVIDDETYGFQRLNVAAQQADPNSLLKWMRELIRVRKAHPAFARGDLRFLDAPDPAVLAFLRADPAETILAVHNLAENRRETRLDLAAFAGQSPVDLFSGQRLPTVAADPYALTLPPYGYRWLRL, encoded by the coding sequence GTGCACGACTGGTACAAAGACGTCGTCTTCTACGAAGTCTTCGTGCGCGCCTTCAGCGACAGCAACGGTGACGGCATCGGCGACCTGGCCGGGCTGACCTCGAAACTCGACTATTTGCAGTGGTTGGGCGTCGATGCGGTGTGGATGCTGCCCATCTTCCCGTCGCCGTTGCGCGACGACGGCTATGACGTGGCCGACTACTGCGCCGTTCACTCTGACTACGGCACGCTCGACGATTTCAAGACCCTGGTGGAGGAAGCACATCGAAGGGGGCTGCGGGTGGTGGTCGAACTCATCCCCAACCACACCTCCGACCAAAATGCCTGGTTCCAGGCCTCGCGCGACCCCACCCATCCCCAGCACGCCGTCTACCGCGACTGGTATGTCTGGAGCGACACCGACCGCAAGTACCAGGACGCCCGCATCATCTTCCTCGACACCGAACCGTCGAACTGGACCTACGATCCCGTGCGCGGCGCCTACTTCTGGCATCGCTTCTTCCACCACCAGCCCGACCTGAACTACGACAACCCTGCCGTGCAACAGGCCATGCTGCGCGCCGTCCAGTTCTGGCTCGACCTGGGCGCCGACGCCTTCCGTGTGGATGCCACCCCCTACCTGATCGAGCGCGAAGGCACCAGTTGCGAGAACCTGCCGGAGACCCACGCCTTTCTCAAACGGCTGCGGGCCTTCGTGGATGCCTACGCGCCGGGGACGATGCTGCTCTCGGAGGCCAACCAGTGGCCCGAAGACGTGCGCCCGTACTTCGGCGACGGCGACGAATTTCACATGAACTTCCACTTTCCGCTGATGCCGCGCGTCTTTATGGCCCTGGCCCGCGGCGACCGCGCCCCCATCACCGAAATTCTCGCCCGCACGCCGCCCCTGCCCGATGGCTGCCAGTGGGCCACGTTCCTGCGCTGCCATGATGAACTGACGCTGGAGATGGTCACGCCGGTGGAGCGCCAGTTCATGTGGGAGTTTTACGCGCCGGAGCCGCGCATGAGGCTGAACCTGGGCATCCGGCGGCGGCTGGCGCCCTTGCTGGGCAACGACCGCGCCCGCATCGAACTCGCCAACTCCCTGCTCTTCACCCTGCCCGGCTCGCCCGTGCTCTACTATGGCGATGAGATCGGCATGGGCGACAACATCTGGCTGGCCGACCGCGACGGCGTGCGCACCCCCATGCAGTGGTCCTCCGGCCCGAACGCCGGTTTCTCCTCCGCTCCTGCCTCTGTCTTGTCCGATCCCGTGATCGACGACGAGACCTACGGTTTTCAACGCCTCAATGTGGCGGCGCAGCAGGCCGACCCGAACTCGCTGCTGAAGTGGATGCGCGAGCTGATCCGCGTGCGCAAGGCCCATCCGGCCTTTGCCCGCGGCGACCTCCGCTTCCTGGACGCACCCGACCCGGCCGTGCTGGCCTTCCTGCGGGCCGACCCGGCCGAAACCATCCTGGCCGTACACAACCTGGCCGAAAACCGGCGAGAAACCAGGCTCGACCTGGCCGCCTTCGCTGGTCAGTCGCCCGTCGACCTCTTCAGCGGCCAACGGCTGCCCACCGTCGCCGCCGATCCCTACGCCTTGACCCTGCCGCCCTACGGCTATCGTTGGCTTCGTCTCTGA
- a CDS encoding sugar ABC transporter permease — MTAPMADLSARARPAGLIGRTGTFIARLLLSLFVPFVTFVVLYAGFVFLRDSDAPRWITAVVAIVWGVGGVAALYFVSNTFVERLGDRWRGRLQPFVFVGPAVAILIWYLALPTVRTFYASLFGPTGREFVGLKNYLAVFSLQANSPMMVAFRNNIMWILFGASGSVILGLLVAVLADRSRFERFAKAMIFMPMAISMVGGAIIWNLIYAVNPNIGLVNAIYTGLTGNQPVAWTAANQPWNNLFLIVIMIWLQAGYAMTLFSAAIKGIPGDLLEAARVDGASEVQVFFKITIPYIMGTIITVSTTVIIFTLKIFDVVWVMTGGQFNSQVIATQFYREYFTNQNAGYGSAIAIVLLIAVIPVMIYNLRQFRTQEAF, encoded by the coding sequence ATGACCGCACCGATGGCAGATTTATCGGCACGCGCCCGGCCGGCCGGATTGATCGGGAGAACCGGAACATTCATCGCACGGCTACTGTTGTCGCTGTTCGTACCGTTTGTGACCTTCGTCGTGCTTTATGCAGGCTTCGTCTTCCTACGAGACAGCGATGCGCCCAGATGGATTACCGCGGTGGTGGCGATCGTCTGGGGCGTGGGCGGCGTCGCTGCGCTGTATTTCGTCTCCAACACCTTTGTGGAACGCCTGGGCGATCGATGGCGTGGTCGCCTGCAGCCCTTCGTCTTCGTTGGCCCGGCGGTCGCCATCCTCATCTGGTACCTGGCGTTACCCACCGTGCGCACGTTCTACGCCAGCCTGTTTGGCCCCACTGGCCGGGAGTTCGTCGGGCTGAAGAACTACCTGGCCGTCTTTTCGCTGCAGGCCAACAGCCCCATGATGGTGGCATTTCGCAACAACATCATGTGGATCCTCTTTGGCGCCTCTGGCTCCGTGATTCTTGGGCTCCTGGTCGCGGTGCTGGCCGACCGCAGTCGCTTCGAACGCTTTGCCAAGGCCATGATCTTTATGCCGATGGCCATCTCGATGGTGGGCGGCGCCATCATCTGGAACCTGATCTACGCTGTCAACCCGAACATCGGCCTGGTGAACGCCATTTACACAGGTCTGACCGGCAACCAACCGGTGGCGTGGACGGCCGCCAACCAGCCGTGGAACAACCTGTTCTTGATCGTGATCATGATCTGGCTGCAGGCAGGTTATGCCATGACCTTGTTCTCGGCTGCCATCAAGGGCATCCCGGGTGATCTTTTGGAGGCCGCCCGCGTGGATGGCGCCAGCGAGGTGCAGGTGTTCTTCAAAATCACGATCCCCTACATCATGGGCACCATCATCACGGTCAGCACCACGGTCATCATCTTCACGTTGAAGATCTTCGATGTGGTCTGGGTCATGACCGGTGGCCAGTTCAATTCCCAAGTGATCGCCACCCAGTTCTACCGCGAATACTTCACCAACCAGAATGCTGGCTACGGGTCCGCCATCGCCATCGTGCTGTTGATTGCCGTCATCCCGGTGATGATCTACAACCTGCGCCAGTTCCGCACCCAGGAGGCGTTCTAA
- a CDS encoding LacI family transcriptional regulator, with protein sequence MASVTIRDVAKLAGVGVGTVSRVLNNHPSVSPSAREAVETAIAQLEFTPSPSARRLQSGKTYTIAAIVPFFTLPSFVERLQGVVAALEETAYDVVIYNVETVERRDHYLKTLPRRQRFDGLLIVSLPLSDREAASLSHSGLPTVLIDSRQPAFRRVVIDDVCGGRLATEHLISLGHERIGYVSDQLGSPFGFVAGRHRLEGYHQALSAAGLPIRPDYHAAALWHGVPQARQAAAELLRLTPRPTAIFASSDVQAIGVMQAAQDAGLQVPNDLSIIGFDDIYLAEYMHLTTIHQPLFTSGVEGVALLLDLIQQPDRVASTVSLDVRPVVRQTTAPPSPNHTLHKHSLGALTGAA encoded by the coding sequence ATGGCCAGCGTCACCATTCGCGATGTGGCGAAACTTGCCGGCGTCGGCGTCGGCACGGTTTCGAGGGTGCTCAACAACCACCCTTCGGTCAGTCCATCCGCGCGCGAAGCAGTGGAAACAGCCATCGCTCAGTTGGAGTTCACGCCCAGCCCCAGCGCCCGACGGCTGCAATCCGGGAAAACCTATACCATCGCTGCCATCGTCCCCTTCTTCACTCTGCCTTCGTTCGTCGAGCGGCTGCAGGGTGTGGTGGCGGCGTTGGAGGAAACGGCGTATGATGTCGTTATCTACAATGTCGAGACGGTCGAACGCCGTGACCATTATCTGAAGACCCTGCCCCGGCGGCAGCGTTTCGACGGCCTGCTGATCGTCTCTCTGCCGCTTTCGGATCGTGAAGCGGCCTCGCTTTCTCATTCCGGGCTGCCAACGGTTCTGATCGATTCCCGACAGCCGGCATTCCGGCGTGTGGTCATCGACGATGTCTGCGGCGGCCGGTTGGCCACCGAGCACCTGATCTCGCTCGGACACGAACGCATCGGCTATGTCAGCGACCAGCTTGGCAGCCCGTTCGGCTTCGTTGCCGGCAGGCACCGGCTGGAAGGTTATCATCAGGCCCTGAGCGCGGCCGGCCTGCCGATCCGACCTGACTATCATGCCGCCGCCCTGTGGCACGGCGTGCCACAGGCTAGGCAGGCAGCCGCCGAACTTTTGCGGCTTACGCCGCGGCCAACGGCTATCTTTGCTTCCAGCGATGTTCAGGCTATCGGTGTGATGCAGGCGGCGCAGGATGCGGGATTGCAGGTCCCCAACGACCTCTCGATCATCGGCTTTGATGACATCTATCTGGCCGAGTACATGCATCTCACCACGATTCATCAGCCTCTGTTTACATCCGGCGTCGAAGGCGTTGCCTTGCTTCTGGATCTGATCCAACAGCCCGATCGAGTTGCAAGCACCGTGTCACTCGATGTCAGACCTGTGGTGCGGCAAACGACAGCGCCGCCTTCCCCAAACCATACTTTACACAAACACTCCTTGGGCGCCCTGACAGGTGCCGCCTAG